The proteins below are encoded in one region of Macrococcus armenti:
- a CDS encoding adenine phosphoribosyltransferase, producing the protein MDLKQYITEVKDWPKAGVNFKDITTIMDNGAAYKYATDQIVEYAKEKQVDIVVGPEARGFIIGCPVAYAMNIGFAPVRKKGKLPREVITYEYDLEYGSNVLTMHKDAIKPGQRVLITDDLLATGGTIEATIKLVESLGGIVAGIAFIIDLKYLNGMEKLKGYDVISLVAYEAE; encoded by the coding sequence ATGGATTTAAAACAATATATTACAGAAGTAAAAGACTGGCCTAAAGCAGGAGTAAATTTCAAAGACATAACAACAATTATGGACAACGGCGCTGCATATAAATATGCAACTGATCAAATTGTTGAATATGCAAAGGAAAAGCAGGTGGATATCGTTGTAGGTCCTGAAGCACGTGGATTTATTATCGGATGTCCAGTTGCATATGCAATGAATATTGGATTTGCTCCGGTAAGAAAAAAGGGTAAGTTACCGCGAGAAGTTATTACTTACGAATATGACCTTGAATATGGCAGCAATGTTTTAACAATGCATAAAGATGCAATTAAACCGGGTCAGCGTGTTTTAATAACAGATGATTTACTTGCAACTGGAGGTACAATTGAAGCGACAATTAAGCTTGTTGAGTCTCTTGGTGGTATTGTTGCAGGTATCGCATTCATTATCGACTTAAAATATTTAAACGGTATGGAGAAACTTAAAGGGTACGATGTGATTTCTTTAGTTGCATATGAAGCAGAATAA